A region of Eschrichtius robustus isolate mEscRob2 chromosome 19, mEscRob2.pri, whole genome shotgun sequence DNA encodes the following proteins:
- the LOC137752385 gene encoding guanine nucleotide-binding protein G(o) subunit alpha-like, giving the protein MRSSMLCENVLSAFRGAEEPWGPRSPRLSCRVAQFFPLKPNFRLLFPCLRVCPSRCLSGSLPPRLGLQNRMHESLMLFDSICNNKFFIDTSIILFLNKKDLFGEKIKKSPLTICFPEYTGPNTYEDAAAYIQAQFESKNRSPNKEIYCHMTCATDTNNIQVVFDAVTDIIIANNLRGCGLY; this is encoded by the exons ATGCGAAGCTCCATGCTGTGCGAGAACGTTCTGTCAGCCTTCCGAGGAGCTGAGGAGCCGTGGGGGCCCAGGAGCCCCCGCCTGAGCTGCCGAGTAGCCCAGTTCTTCCCTCTCAAGCCTAACTTCCgtcttctctttccctgtctccGTGTCTGTCCCTCTCGCTGTCTGTCTGGCTCTCTCCCTCCCCGCCTGGGGCTGCAGAACCGCATGCACGAGTCTCTCATGCTCTTCGACTCCATCTGTAACAACAAGTTCTTCATCGATACCTCCATCATTCTCTTCCTCAACAAGAAAGATCTCTTTGGTGAGAAGATCAAGAAGTCACCTCTGACCATCTGCTTTCCTGAGTACACAG GCCCCAACACCTATGAAGATGCCGCCGCCTACATCCAAGCACAATTTGAAAGCAAAAACCGCTCACCCAACAAAGAAATTTATTGTCACATGACTTGTGCCACAGACACGAATAATATCCAGGTGGTATTCGACGCCGTCACTGACATCATCATTGCCAACAACCTCCGGGGCTGCGGCTTGTACTGA